In Pseudorasbora parva isolate DD20220531a chromosome 9, ASM2467924v1, whole genome shotgun sequence, the following proteins share a genomic window:
- the LOC137089882 gene encoding CD48 antigen-like yields the protein MTMRRDILLGEPASRGWSLVPTEPPARPPEATTQSSRSHVFVRTGDSVKLDITNKTLPHFSRFVWKNYKSENLVRFFNQSGELIPHSSYKDRVDFNIKTFSLTLKSMQKTDSGIYTARTIEQKETIVAEHNVSVIDPVDSPVLNWNATMINVNSCIVNVSCSGHVLTLSASYHSNNCSQVEETSSEMQTLTLHCIENVVVCNYSNSVSWKNDTIEIKQLCSLNEHTSSK from the exons ATGACTatgcgccgagatattctactaggggaaccagcctctcggggctggtctctggtacccaccgagcctcctgcccgaccccctgaagcgacgacgcagt CATCCAGAAGCCATGTGTTTGTACGGACGGGGGACTCTGTTAAACTGgacataacaaataaaacactgCCACACTTTTCTAGATTTGTCTGGAAAAATTATAAATCTGAAAATTTAGTCAGATTTTTTAATCAATCTGGAGAGTTAATACCTCACAGTTCATATAAGGACAGAGTGGATTTCAATATTAAAACCTTCTCTTTAACACTGAAGAGCATGCAGAAGACAGACAGTGGAATTTATACAGCAAGAACAATAGAACAAAAAGAAACTATTGTTGCTGAACACAACGTGTCAGTTATAG ATCCAGTGGATTCTCCTGTTCTGAACTGGAACGCCACCATGATCAATGTTAACTCCTGTATTGTGAATGTCTCGTGTAGTGGTCACGTCCTTACTCTCAGTGCCAGCTACCACAGCAACAACTGCAGTCAAGTGGAAGAGACTTCTTCTGAAATGCAGACTCTAACCCTGCATTGTATAGAGAACGTAGTTGTTTGTAACTATAGTAACTCAGTCAGCTGGAAGAATGACACCATAGAGATTAAACAACTTTGCTCACTTAATGAGCACACCTCAAGTAAATAA